One stretch of Anolis carolinensis isolate JA03-04 chromosome 3, rAnoCar3.1.pri, whole genome shotgun sequence DNA includes these proteins:
- the usp35 gene encoding ubiquitin carboxyl-terminal hydrolase 35, whose translation MSISFHVIAKRIFPRRREQQEGGKKQAGEEGDFFCFSCSILCSQEEGKKVKMDKILEAIVMSSYPDHMKQGLVRRVIEASKQSMDSEQCWLMLELSTKLFLVGDTKFKRSVGKEVLEAYGLYHQEVFEEFFNVRFLLSLLQEGYGPLGKRSLYVFDYIHLGLAFVLDRPSASDIFSLLRTEVLRKVCERPGLKQCMKISKLLIQYPQCIPTGKRQALFCQQLIRCIGQFRTTSGREEAIVDFLDHVIKVGLLLQKIWKIQVSSILPSLKELFAIISSTEDQDPPSIALASVVQYVPMELMDGILRNLTNDDSITDVQMMMAIGRMIEWVSWPLGKNIDKWIIALLKGLAAVKKFSILIEVTLSKIERVFSKLLYPILREGALSILCYMLLSFQHSHEAFHLLLPHIPKVVAALNKENSNSAASCLEQLAELIHCMFFRFSGFPDLYEPVVEAIKDLPIPNEDRIKHLLGQNAWTSQKNELASFYPRLASKSETGKIGLINLGNTCYMNSIIQALFMASDFRRSVLSLAENNSQPLMAKLQWLFAFLEHSQRPTISPESFLLASWPPWFTRGAQQDCSEYLKYLLDRLHEEERTGRRIYQKLKGSSLKSPHSVNKTLVEKMFGGKIKTKIRCLKCLKVSSREEAFTDLSLAFPPADQPVPTPADTTSLLPIEEMGPEILHSSLEAQPRLNDSPRRSGTFAVPRVIPSKVLSVETLGPEGQETPFLLRPERDANGTKPDEDSTLVLKGLEEASRSVPDLINYFLSPEMLTAENQYHCENCASLQDAEKLAELTEGPHYLILTLLRFSFDLRAMRRRKILDNVSVPLVLKLPVLVASEELSDAHGGHTSSYTRFASVVYDLCSVVVHSGVSSESGHYYCYARECEDGNTKSDPKEGSWNEASEKPPDLAIQWFLFNDTRVSFSSFESVSHVTSFLPKDTAYLLFYRQRSTQSLNGRSEAAVESGHVNGDLHSPDKNLMEAIAKDNILFLQEQEKEARSRSAYISALPKSPLWWKDFDGDDDDNSSGGGGHDPGGGNSGSFHGLVF comes from the exons AAAAAGGTCAAGATGGACAAGATCCTTGAAGCCATCGTGATGTCGTCTTACCCCGACCACATGAAACAAGGGTTAGTGCGGCGTGTCATTGAAGCTTCGAAACAGTCCATGGACAGCGAACAGTGCTGGTTGATGCTCGAGCTTTCTACCAAACTCTTCCTCGTGGGCGATACCAAGTTCAAGAGGTCGGTTGGCAAAGAGGTCCTGGAAGCCTATGGCCTTTACCACCAGGAGGTCTTTGAAGAGTTCTTCAACGTCCGTTTCCTGCTCAGCCTCCTCCAAGAGGGCTATGGACCCCTTGGCAAAAGAAGCCTGTATGTCTTTGATTACATCCACCTCGGGTTGGCCTTCGTTTTGGATCGCCCGTCGGCTAGTGATATTTTCAGCCTTCTGAGGACCGAAGTTCTCCGAAAGGTTTGCGAGAGGCCGGGACTCAAGCAGTGCATGAAAATCAGCAAACTCTTGATCCAGTATCCTCAGTGTATTCCTACGGGGAAACGGCAGGCTCTGTTCTGCCAGCAGCTCATCCGGTGCATCGGCCAATTCCGAACCACGTCGGGGAGAGAGGAGGCCATCGTGGACTTCCTGGACCACGTCATCAAGGTTGGCCTCTTGCTGCAGAAAATATGGAAGATTCAGGTGTCCTCTATTCTCCCGTCCTTGAAAGAACTCTTTGCAATCATTTCATCAACCG AAGATCAGGACCCACCGTCTATTGCCTTGGCCAGCGTGGTCCAGTATGTCCCAATGGAACTAATGGATGGGATCCTAAGAAACCTCACCAACGATGACAGCATAACAGATGTTCAGATGATGATGGCAATTGGCAG GATGATTGAGTGGGTCTCCTGGCCTCTGGGGAAGAACATAGACAAATGGATCATTGCTTTGCTCAAGGGCTTGGCTGCAGTGAAGAAGTTCAGCATCTTAATCGAAGTCACGCTTTCCAAAATTGAGAGG GTGTTTTCCAAGTTGCTGTATCCCATCCTGAGGGAGGGAGCGCTCTCTATTCTGTGCTATATGCTGCTCAGCTTCCAGCATTCGCACGAAGCATTTCACTTG ctTCTTCCTCATATTCCCAAAGTGGTGGCTGCCCTCAACAAAGAAAATTCCAATTCGGCCGCAAGTTGCTTGGAACAGTTGGCTGAGCTCATCCACTGCATGTTCTTCCGTTTCTCGGGATTCCCAGACCTCTACGAACCTGTCGTGGAGGCCATCAAA GATCTTCCCATTCCAAACGAAGACCGAATAAAACACTTGCTTGGCCAAAACGCCTGGACCTCACAGAAGAACGAATTGGCCAGTTTTTACCCCCGCCTGGCCTCCAAATCGGAAACAGGGAAAATAGGGTTAATTAACCTGGGGAATACCTGCTATATGAACAGCATCATCCAAGCTCTCTTCATGGCCTCAGA TTTCAGGCGCTCTGTGCTGAGTTTAGCAGAGAACAATTCCCAGCCCTTGATGGCAAAGCTTCAGTGGCTGTTTGCCTTTCTAGAACACAGTCAG AGGCCTACCATTTCACCTGAAAGCTTTTTATTGGCTTCATGGCCTCCTTGGTTCACAAGGGGAGCCCAGCAGGATTGTTCTGAATACTTGAAATACCTGCTTGATAG GCTGCATGAAGAAGAGAGAACAGGGAGAAGAATTTATCAGAAACTCAAAGGCTCCTCCTTGAAGTCTCCTCATTCTGTGAACAAGACTCTAGTTGAAAAGATGTTCGGTGGCAAAATTAAGACGAAAATCCGTTGTCTGAAGTGCCTAAAGGTCTCTTCCAGAGAAGAAGCCTTCACGGACCTCTCCTTGGCTTTCCCACCAGCGGATCAGCCTGTGCCTACACCTGCGGACACTACCTCGCTTTTACCCATTGAGGAAATGGGACCAGAGATCTTGCATTCCAGCCTAGAAGCCCAGCCTAGGCTGAATGATTCGCCAAGGAGATCAGGAACGTTTGCTGTGCCCAGGGTTATTCCTTCCAAAGTGTTGTCAGTCGAAACGTTAGGACCGGAAGGTCAAGAAACCCCTTTCCTTTTGAGACCTGAACGAGATGCCAATGGGACAAAGCCCGATGAAGATTCAACATTGGTCTTGAAGGGTCTTGAAGAAGCTTCCCGATCTGTCCCCGATTTGATCAATTATTTCTTATCGCCGGAGATGCTGACGGCGGAGAACCAGTATCACTGTGAAAACTGTGCCTCCCTTCAAGACGCAGAGAAGCTGGCGGAGCTGACGGAAGGTCCGCACTACCTCATCCTCACCTTGTTGAGGTTCTCCTTTGACTTGAGGGctatgaggaggaggaagatcctTGACAACGTCTCGGTCCCCTTGGTGTTGAAGCTGCCGGTCTTGGTTGCCTCTGAAGAACTGAGTGATGCTCATGGCGGCCACACTTCGTCATACACTCGCTTCGCTTCGGTGGTGTACGATCTGTGCAGCGTGGTGGTGCACTCCGGAGTCTCCTCGGAGAGCGGCCATTACTATTGCTACGCCAGGGAGTGCGAGGACGGCAACACCAAAAGTGACCCCAAGGAAGGTTCTTGGAACGAAGCCTCTGAGAAACCTCCAGACCTTGCGATCCAGTGGTTCCTTTTCAATGACACCAGGGTCTCCTTCTCATCTTTTGAGTCGGTCAGCCATGTCACCTCTTTCCTACCCAAGGACACTGCATATCTGCTGTTTTATAGGCAGAGGTCAACCCAGTCCCTAAATGGAAGATCTGAGGCAGCTGTAGAGTCTGGCCATGTGAATGGAGATTTGCATTCTCCAGATAAAAACCTGATGGAAGCCATTGCGAAGGATAACATCCTCTTCTTACAG GAGCAGGAAAAGGAAGCCCGAAGCAGAAGTGCCTACATTTCGGCTTTACCCAAATCCCCTCTTTGGTGGAAAGACTTTGATGGGGATGACGATGATAATTCCTCGGGGGGTGGCGGGCACGATCCTGGCGGAGGAAACTCAGGTTCTTTCCATGGACTTGTCTTCTAG